From Dechloromonas sp. A34:
TGAAGGTAATCATCTCGTCATAGACCTGCTCGCTGTCCAGCGGACCGTCGGGGCGATACCAGCGGAGCTGCCAATTGACGACGCCGAGGATGTTGAAGGCCAGTATCTTGGTATTGCCGGCCTTCACCCAGCCTTCCTGCTTGAGCTCGTCGAGAATGCCGACGTAGATGCCGAGTATCCGTTTCTGGATTTCCTTGCTCGCCTTGTCACCATCCACCGACATCCGGTCGTGGCTGATCAGGAACATCTTCGACTCTTTGTGATAGTCGGCGGAGGCCACCAGGTGCGTTCGCAAGAGGCGGCGAAAGCGCTCCAGGGCGTGGCCGCCACCGGCCAGCGCCGCTTCCAGCTTGCCCGGCAGGGCCTTGATCGAATACTCGAGAATCGCCGACCACAGCCCCTCCTTGTTCTGGAAGTAGTGATAGACCACCGAGACGCTCACCCCCAGTGTTTTGGCGATATCCCGAATCGAAGTGCCCTCGAAACCATTCTCGGAAAACAAATCCAGCGCGGCCTGCAAAAGCTCCTCCCGGCGCCCAGGCTTTTCCCTTTCCAGATCGACGACGTTGTCTTTGACGGTTCCCATATTTCACTTTCACCCAAAAATTGATTTCGATCCTGCTTGCCACCCGGACTAGAACGATCGTTCTGCTAGGCATTCTATTTAACGGATTTTGCTTGTCAATACAAAAGTTGAAAATTTTCATAAAACATGGCAAATATTTCTATCTTATTGTTTTTATTATTTATTTTCGCACGCCATCAACAATAGGCAATGAATATTGGAAAAAGAACGATCGTTCTATATACTTTCCAGAAGCTACCAAGTTGTGGCCGACATAGGCCGAACCCGGAGCAGCCGGATCGCTCCGCAGGCCAATCCCGAACACCAAGATTGAGGAGACATTAGATGAACAGAGTTGCAGGCAAGACCATCCTGATTACCGGCGCCGCCAATGGCCTGGGGCGCGAAACGGCAAAGCTTCTGGCGGCCGAAGGGGGCACCGTCTGGCTGACGGATATCGACGACGCCGGTGGCCGGGAGGTCGTTGCCGAGATCACCGAAGCCGGCGGCAAGGCGCACTATCTGCACCACGACGTCAGTTCGCCGGAAGCCTGGGAGGCGGTCTTCACCACCCTCAAGGGCGAGGAGCGCAAGCTGGATATCCTGGTCAACAACGCCGGCGGCGGAACCTACAACGACATCGAAACCGTCACCTTCGCCGAATGGCGCCGGATCATGTCCATCAACCTCGACGCGACCTTCCTCGGCACCCAGCTCGCCATCAAGTGGATGAAGACCACCGGCGGCGGCAGCATTGTCAATGTCAGCTCCGTGGCCGCCTTCTCCGGCGCCCCCAACCTCGCCGCCTATTGCGCCGCCAAGGCTGGCATCCACATGCTATCCAAATCGGCCGCTGTCTATGCCGGACAAAAGGGCTACCAGATCCGCGTCAACTCCATTCACCCGGGCCTGGTGGACACCAAGGCCGGCAAGGAAATGGCCATGCTGGCCACCGGCGCCCCCGAAGAACAGGCCATCCAGGCCTTCACCGCCCTGCATCCGATTGGGCGGATCGGAAAACCCATAGACATTGCCAACGGCATTCTTTACCTGGCCTCCGACGAATCAAGCTTCGTCACCGGCACCCATCTGATTATTGACGGTGGGTTTACTGCCGTCTGAAAAGACAAGAAAAAACCCGCAGAGCCTTGCGCTGTGCGGGTTTCGTTTTGTTGACATAAAAGCGGAGCATCGTCTCTGAGTGGCCGCTTTCACAAGCAGCGGAAGACAGCATCGTGCCCAATGCAGACCATCGGCCCGTCGCGAGCTTAAGGGCTGGTAACAAAGTGCAGCAGCCGTTCCAGACGACTTCACTGACAAGTCCTCGGCCTGAACTTCCATTTGGACTACGCGCCACCGACGCTCGCTATGACCAGCTCTCCGGTTATAGGCGCCGCCATTGGCTTGAACGATCAGCTGCCACCTCAGGTTACTACCGCACCTGACCCTGAACGGTCATACGGTCGTTGTCGGCAAAGCGCCGCAGAGGAATCACGCTTGGCGTGCAGCACACCCGGTAGTGCCGTCTACCGCCAGCGGGGGCAAAGGTGCCTGAGAGAGTCAGTTGTGGTGCTCAGGACCAGGCAGCCGGATCAATGTTGCCGACCGCCCGAAACGCCGGCTTGCAGAAAAAATAACCCTGAAACA
This genomic window contains:
- a CDS encoding TetR/AcrR family transcriptional regulator, yielding MGTVKDNVVDLEREKPGRREELLQAALDLFSENGFEGTSIRDIAKTLGVSVSVVYHYFQNKEGLWSAILEYSIKALPGKLEAALAGGGHALERFRRLLRTHLVASADYHKESKMFLISHDRMSVDGDKASKEIQKRILGIYVGILDELKQEGWVKAGNTKILAFNILGVVNWQLRWYRPDGPLDSEQVYDEMITFILYGAVGVPPGRS
- a CDS encoding glucose 1-dehydrogenase, coding for MNRVAGKTILITGAANGLGRETAKLLAAEGGTVWLTDIDDAGGREVVAEITEAGGKAHYLHHDVSSPEAWEAVFTTLKGEERKLDILVNNAGGGTYNDIETVTFAEWRRIMSINLDATFLGTQLAIKWMKTTGGGSIVNVSSVAAFSGAPNLAAYCAAKAGIHMLSKSAAVYAGQKGYQIRVNSIHPGLVDTKAGKEMAMLATGAPEEQAIQAFTALHPIGRIGKPIDIANGILYLASDESSFVTGTHLIIDGGFTAV